The nucleotide window attataaaataaaataaatatatttttcaggctaTCATTGTATCTATCCTTTATTTGGAGCAGATACGCTATTAATGATGATTTGTTGCAGACAACATCGAAAAAACAAGTGACCATGCAATCTACATTTCtacataatttcctatttatttaattcaaacaataaatatactaaaaaatggatTTGTCTCTATTGAACATATGGTTcctatgattttataaaatgtaattgaatttagaatgatttaaaatttttgcaaaattatataagaaacatctatacatatatataaatactcttcactattgtgatttgttatgaatactctaataaataatcaacttcaaaaacactcttattgcttagtaaaatactatgttgttgttatttatactttttcaataattgggtatattaaaacagacaattaaaactattaactcttcattgtttaattgaaataaaatttttatgtacatatgtagtacatacaattatattttaggaaaaataaaacacaagttatgaaataattattatttgttttaaatatattaaactatatttttataacataacataacataatcagcctgtaaatttcccactgctgggctaaggcctcctctcccgttgaggagaaggtatggagcatattccaccacgctgctccaatgcgggttggtggaatacacatgtggcagaatttcgttgaaattacacacatgcaggtttcctcacgatgttttccttcaccgccgagcacgagatgaattataaacacaaattaagcacatgaaaattcagtggtgcctgcataggtttgaacccgaaatcatcggttaagattcacgcgttctaaccactgggccatctcggctcttaacttatttttataaaggttatttttataaaggtttaGATGTAGCATCACACtggaaaacttttaaaaaaccGGTTGGTACTAATGAAATGCACCGACGAAAGAACACAATTATTTCTGCTTAAAGTTAAACTTGACAGACCTAGCTGCTTATACTGAACCGACGGTTTTTACCTATGTCATACAGGCACACCATCGTGTTTTAGGTTACGTGAAATACGGATTAAAAAtaacgacttttaattttaatataataaaacaaaataatgcttttatgattcaaaatcaaaatatttaagtatatttcttctacataaatttcaatttttaacaaatttcataatatattttcgctGCCGAAGCACCTGTCGCCGCGCGTACTGGACATTAATTAGGAAGAATAAATACTCATACCATTTGCTCCCCCGAACATTCAGAGAATCGTGAACCAAAACAGAGTAAGCCTCGAAATATGTCTTCCTAACAATTTAAGCAATAACATTTGCACTAGTTCACACaaatattacgaaattataaaaaaaatactttattcaattaaatattttaatcaataaataaagaactATAACTAATCACTAAAcacattaataaacaatttgtcCGTTACATCCACAATTGCTGGCCACACTCACCATGCCACCAGCTGGCACAGTACCTTCGAAGGTTACAAAGCCAATTACAGGTACATTGCCAGTCACGGATGTAGCACCGGCCACTGGTAGCTCTCCTCCTACAGCAACATCACCGTATCCGATTGGAGAAACTCCAGATATTGGCAAGCCAGCAAATGATAAACCGTTTACACCCGCAGCGACGCTTTCGGCTGCAGCATTGATGGCAGCAGCATTGTTACCAGCAATAGCATTTACAGCAGCAGCATTAGCTGTGGCTGCTATAGCGTTACCAGCAATAGTACTGCCCATAGGATTAACTACGCCGTTATTAAAACCCAAACCATTTCCATAAGCTAAATTATTAGCGATTCCGTTCGCTGCGAGATTGGTTGCTGCTAAACTATTTGCTGCCAGTCCGTTGCTAAATGCAAGATTGTTTCCAAATCCTGCGCCAAGCCCTACTTGGCCAAATGAactctgaaatttaaaaaaaaaacttgacctAAATTACGAAAAAACCTCAAGAATTTCGAATGAAATATTACGTTGtccaatataaatagttatgttGACGGGTGAAGGAGCCACCTGACGTCATCGGTCACCACCCATACACATTGGCGCTAttgagaaatatttaccattccttacatcaacttTGCGTAATaacctcactcacccttcaaacaaaactaagtatcgctgtttggctTAAGAACATGTGACTAGTGGGTGGGACCCTCCGGGAAGGACTTGCATAAACACCTACAACCAAGTATATTTCTACTTTGCTGTTTTATAATTCTTGTGTGATTATATCCACACAATATGCAATAATTTACCTTGCAAATGCCAATGAAGAAACAAGTCACTAAGAGTCGGGACATCTTTCCGGCAACAGTTTCAACAACAGAGTACGTCGCTATATGATGTATTTTgacttataaattgtttaatatcattaaaaaccaATCGTTTCCCAACGCAGTGTTGGACGTGACGCCACGAGGAGCAGATAGTGTTATCGTTCGTGAGATCTTAAACGATTTCAACTTTCGTTATCTCTACGTAGATATAAATCTTTCGTATTGTGTAGGAAAAAGCTACACAGTGGATCGATACATTTATTGTaaccattcaaataaaaatatcctttttttacaagcatttttataaaaagtctGCATACAATAAAATCGACCAAGCGGCCTCTCCGAATGAAGCCAAAGACGACTcttgacttattttaataactttaatttatcgtgcaatgtttgttagttttttttaagacaaAGTTTATTTTCTCCTTTTTAACTACATTTCAGATATTCTGTGAGCACAGGCTCGATTTTATCGCAGCCCGCGATCATGGAAAtggtacaatataatatatgacgtTGAccatagtaattataataacatttaaagtataatgtAAGCTCATCAAAACAGCATGTCAAGGTTGGCTGATAATATAATTAGGTTCTTATGGAGTATCGTTGCAGCAACAGATAGCTGTCCTCGTTAACCAGACCTAATTTCTTTATGAGTGAAAAAGATGACAAATATCCAGCTATTCATCTTTATATGATGTTGGAATTATAAGTCGGTAAAAGAGATGCGTCTATAAGCTATTGCATAATATTGTcagaattcataaaaatatcaaattttatggCTTTCAAATTGCTACGGAAGAAATGTTTCTGCCAATTGATAAGCTTAAATCTTTGTTGAGTTATAGACGTGAGTGCACCGTTCTAACTTTTTAAGTGTAATGAGACTAATTCTTGTTATAGTTTGAGCTTTGGTAGACGGTAACGCTATTTGCTTAATGACTCGTAGTTATTCTGTTGAATGATGTTCTGTTGATATAAATTGATGATGTACTCGTATCTGTGAGCTCTTAAAATCGTATcttcaacaatatatttttaacaatagaaGTGTTAGCTACTACTTGCCTTGCACggaagcttaattttttttgtatatcaacCGAGTCTACGTTTAGAATTATTTTGTCGGCAGTAATCGTTCGCCTAGTATTCGTCTAGCTTCACTATGGCTTACTATCTATCTGGTATCGCTTCTTTTACGTTACGTTAAGTTACGTTTATAAGAGATGAAAATGTTTTGATCCATCCATGGACagaatttattatgaaagtgagtaatttcaaatcaacaggacctcatttaaaattattatgtctaTCGAATCTTGTTCTATAAGTTTAGCGCTTTATATTAGAATACAAAggaataagattttaaattaacatggttatttttattactaacagtatttaaaacgggatatttaccatgttttttatttttatttggtggagctcgatatttcgacattatctacgaatgtctctcgtgaacaagacaataaaaaacatggtaaatatcccgttttaaatactgttagttacAAAGGAATAAGTCATACTACACGAAAGAAcagaaacttatttattataaagattctATCGATTTTATCGCTTTctaagtaatatttcttaaattgaaaTTCACTATATTTCTGGTTCTGCGGGTATAGGCTGGGGGTTTTTTGTAGATTTCAGTCGTCATATAGAAATTCCGTTGCCAAATAACGTCACGCGGAATACGATTATAAGATCTTCTTACATTTGCCGTTACAATGATCTtagcaattaattattagttttattaaaaactagtcCTTCATAATGTACgggatttattttcatttcatcaaaattaatcTGTGGCGCTCAATTGACATGCAGTTCCTTTACATTGTTACATGCAGTCTCTCTTAAAACTTCTTTCCATTAAAGAATTAgtaatttcacatttttttaaattagctttTAGAGGCATATTGAATGCTTTCTGAGACCCCACATAAAGAGTTAGTGAccctatgcagtcgagtaacaggagtaataaGTTTGTGTTAGTTCCTTGTACTAATGCTACGAGTAATATATTTTCTCACAatgttatcttatatattaatagcgtgagccgatttttgtcccagtgattatgggacgatagcagCACATAAAaaatggtctcattttgaagagctccaaccgtaaatgtgcagaaaaataaaaaggattcttaattgcaatttactaaatttttacgatttaacaaagaattttatAGAGCGTAATTCTTTACTAGCCGGTTAGAGAGTGGTGCTAtggttgtataaaaaaaaacaaatatgaaacATGCAAATAGACGTCgtcattatacaataaaattaaatcaaaacaagacCCGCCATAgaattcgaaatttgtaaaaatctgtcgAATAGACGCGAAGTTTCGCCAGCGATCTCCGAGTTAATATTtatccatacatacataacataacaacatTTCAtgtattgatacaaatttacgCCTCAAAGATTCTTCAGCTCTTAGATCATAGATTGCGTGAATAGCCCACCTCGGCAGCACTCGTTTCGTATAGATACCCCAAAGCATATCACCGTGAGACATTACGCTGTGAAAGTAAATGAGCAGTTTTATTGGTCCTTCCCTTAGGTCTAATTCACTaattgttcattattatttcatttcttaaTTAATGGTATTTCTAAATAAGATACATACTTATTTTCTACATCGGGTCCATTAGACATGGTTCTATTCATGAATCTAGAATTACAAGTATTGTTTAGTTAGCGGATGATATTcttaatgttttagttttttgatgTCTCTATGTCGTATCGTATGTATCCTTCGTTAGGAGATTGcatggttataaaaatataaattttgtaaaaaataaatttaagaaataatccATTTTGTACTAAAACTGTGAAAAAGAGCGATGGAATATCCTACACGAGGTGTACTCTGTAACTGATACTGCActgactgaaaaaaatatacgaaagaCGAAGGCCGAAGATCAGATTCAGATGGAATTGCTGGCCGAGAGAAGCAAGGAAACCAGTGAGCAAACCCGCCCGATTGTCAGATGATTTCAGAATAACGGCAGGATCTGTGAGAATTGGTGCGTGAAAGAAGAGACCTTTGTCTATCAGTGGATTAAAGTGGGCTCAATAGGATATTAATGACTAAAACTGTAAGCAATGCGTTTATGCATTTATCAATCTTTGGGATACGCAGCTTGAGACGTGAAAACGCGTATACCGAATTAGTGGGAAAAAACTATTAATCACTGGAAAGGATATCTAAATAATACGCcgcatatttattactatttaatttatcttaatctagtataaatagttattatttaaattttacaattaaattaaattaaatatatcaatcaatagtCTGCCTTCCACAGTTGTAGTTAACCGCTGCGGAACCCTCTGTAGGTAGGTTACCGTTAACAGCTACTGTCCCGTAGATTGGTATTTGGCCATTAACGGCCACCGTACCGCCGACTTCTAAAGCATCACCCGAAACTTGGATTCCGAAGCCTGGATTGCCAGGCGATCCACTTGTAATAGTGAAAGCATTGCCAAGATTGAAAGTTGCCATATTACCATTAATTCCGGCTAAATTAGCACTCGCTAGAGCTGCTAGATTGGCATTCGCTGCACCATTTGCTAAGTTGGCGTTGGTGATCGCGTTGGCTACTTCTTGATTGGCGGCAGCGATTGCTGCATTTTCATTTATCGCATTAGCAAATTGTGTATTTGTTATAACGCTCGCCATTCCGTTTCCAGCACTGAGTGGCATATTTGTTATCACCCCGCTTGGAGATCTCGCTAATCCAATGTTATTGGAATTAGCGATTACGTTTTGGGGTTGAGCAGCAGAAACAATATTAGAAGCTGCAATGCCATTCCTTGGCATGTATGAAATACTTTGAGCGAAAGCGAtctgcaaatataaaaaaaaagataatgaattatgaaaataataattgatatatataggaatatactccaaaaataatttgcaggttattattaatatctgttACTTATTTTTGATTAGATTTCCAGAAAAAACTTATTCAAAACAtgctttttttatagaattgttttgactatatttcaaatacagaCTCATCAATTTGTTATGTAGAGTCAAGTCACAaccaacaatttaataatatttgctgAAAATAACTTATATGTAGTTGTCGTATATCTCACCTGAATGAAAATAAGTGAACTTAAACATCCAAGTAGAAACATTTTGATCATGAATAAGCAATTACGATAATGATAAAACTTTTACTCGCCATCTTTTATATCGAGTCTGTTGTGGTCTGCTGTCGCCATCGCGCGTGACTTTGGTCAAGaaacttttctttaatttaGATAAGATTACATAATCGCTATCTGATTTGCGTTTGTTATCTTGACATTCGTTACATCAAATTATGTGATTGAAACTATTTAGTTAATtctgtttattatgtaattaataaaaagtggCGGCAATTTTTATCTGATCGAAATCGAAATGATATGTGTTCCTATACGTTAGACGACCTCTAGTCCTTCATTagataccaaaatatattttaagatgtttTCACTGGTTAACACTGGTTTATGCTTCTATTGCCAGTAGAGTCGGCGCTAACCCTTTTCGAAATGTACTAATAAGCTGACAACCATAACCGAAAGTACTGCAGGCAACACAACCTTCATcctgtaaaaaaattatgtgttaAGTTTACTTGATCGTGGGGCAAAcacgcccactcatcagatattccaccgccaagcagcaatacttttgttgtgttccggtttgaaggggacCCTTCCCCCTCAGCCTGTGTATCTACAGGAACACAAGGTACATAACCTCTCAGCTCTAAGGTATGTGGCGCCAACGGCTTTGGTAGTCACTTAGCTCTATatttacttaccatcaggtggactatttgccagtccgccaacttatattataaaaaaatgtcgcaCAGCCGGGTGAAGGgctccttttaaggagaaggggTGATGCTTGAAAGTTGTgttcgatattataaaaaatcatgaaGATGATAATTCTGTCAGATTTGGACTGAACTGAAATGAAATGTCAGATGTGTTCTATCAACTCGGGCAtcctatttttgttttatttatttatttattttcgggaaACAAACAGTCCAATAGAACAGTAATATGAATCTTAGCTCTCGATcataattagattaaataatagTGTTCTATTAACAACTATAAAGAATAACTGGCTCTGGttataactactgagttttttgccggttcttctcaatagaatctacattccgaaccggtggtagtttcacttGCTATAgtctgttaaatgacgattcaaaagtgctcgtaaaagcctactcgaagaaagtatattttgattttgttgaaTCTACATTAAGTGTtagttaaaattagaaatacagattattttcgtaaaaaacGGTGAAAATCATTGAAAAGACACGATGAGAAGACAAAATAAGTAAACTAATGATACTTAGTTTACGATTTCTCAAAGTTAATAGATGTTTTTTGCGGTGCGGGATTCGGTATTCGTTTCTGTAAAAGGTTTCaccgttatttttaacttggccaaAACACATCGATAAAtaaaggcatattactcaatacaacattatattaagataaaaaggcTTGGACTTAGTATTCGTTGACATCTAGGCagtatatataagaaataatgatACTTGGGTAGTACTACTAAGTGTTGAAGGTGCTTCTCGGTAGGATCTACTTTCCGAAGCAGctctacatttaaattaacgCTGTACATGACGATTTAACGATGCATTCATGAGCCCActtgattaaagaatattttgattttgttgccaattatataattttgtgaaattgcgatttaaaaatgttcgtaggagcctatttgaataaaatatacaattatattgttactttttatatacttcCTTAATTTTGTACTCAGCGTGTTAGTTTTATCAGcaattacgtttattttatatgtacaaaagAAACTCGTTCGGattggaataatttaattaaaatttttgtcataCAGTTTggtttaataattaagaaaaaaatctaattacaaaaaataccaaCAAATGATTAGATTATCCAAAAGAAGGtggaaataattgtatttacatttaatgtatttctgtttaattaacatttgaaAGTGAGTGTTCatacaagtatattttgaattaaatattatttttaatttaattaaacaatttcgtCTAAattgatcatcatcatcatcatcatcatcatttcttCCCCTTATCACGTTTGGACCCCGCACCGTGTGTTTTGTCTTCCATCCGTCCCCCTCTATAGCCGGTTACTTCCTCCCTGCACGCTTCTCAGACAATCCATGTTGACTTGACCTCGACGGTATgtcatggattttttttaaatactcgtaTAGTAAATGGATTgtatatttgtgtaaaaatattaaacgatttGTTTAATAGCCTAAGACGAAGCGACACCCTCTGAATGTAAAGAGTGTATTCTTCTCTGATTATATTTAATGCGGCAGAGTCATCGCATTTTCCACTTCTTCTTGTGGTTCCTTTATTTGAACTTAAAAACTTTTACAAGTTATGACAACAGAGCCCTTAGCGGGCACGTATCCATTAAAAGTGATATCACCACTCGATCCTAAGACACCATCGACAACGGTCGTGCCAGCTATTCGAACTTCATTTCCTGATACGACAATATAGCCACATTCTGTTGCCTCCTCTTGAGGGTAGCTCGGCACAGCGAGATTAGGGATCGGTGGAGAAACTGGATTAAAGGACCAAGTAGGGTCGGTGGGGGGTGTAGCTGCTGTGACTGGCTGCAGCGCAGGAATGGAAATAGAAGAGATACCTTGTGTAATTGGCGACGATTTAGCACGGAGGATTATGGGTATTATTGACCTAGGAATTTTTGAAGACTCGGCCGGAGTGACCAGCATGATCACCAAAGGTCCGGGTTCTGTGGatgctgaaaataaaatatattatgattgtcATTATGATTGTTAGATGGTCCCGATCACATGATGGGTAAAATAATGAGACATAACTCATGAACGTTTAGGGACAAAAgttggtgaccactcaccatcaggtggcccagttgcccgtccgcctacctattacataaaaaaagtgtatttaataactttttatttttttagttccaAATCTTCTTCTTAACTGGAGAGGTGACTTTTGTCCAGTAATGGattatttacttttctttaGATAAAGTACATAGATTAAGacatgaaatatttctttataatacttACGTCGACTCCTGGCAACGATAGTCACAGTACCAGATGCTCGAACTTCACCATCAAAGTTCACAGCTCCAACTACGGGTACACTACCATCAACAGTAGTTGTACCAGTGATCGGTATTTTTTTTGATGACAAATTCACTTCCCCCAAACCGTCAGATATGTATGGAGGATTCACCATATCGACCTgttgataaaaatgtaaaaatacttcaacgattatttattattattgttgttaaacTAAATCTTCTCAAACCTCGAGGTTCAATGATATATATTGCGAGGCATTGTCTcgcaaaataaagtaaaattttcaaGGAAAAGTAAGGTTTACAGTTGAGTTTAAAGAATCTGGAGAAACTCTGACTGCTCCTGTCCTTGTGAGAGTAAATTTGCTTTCTTTGCAATATTTGTACTTTCTAAAACATTGTTCCAACGTGAAAGCTCGATTGGGATACGCTTTGTAAATAAGACGATGCTATTGATGCTTGAAATCGTTATCGTTTAACATAAATGAACAGATCACCGCGTTTCTCTGGCGTTCATAATGACAACTAATATAACTTTAGAGAAGTTCAGATAGTTTTATACTTCATCTTGTTTTTAGAGGTAAGGGACAGCATCATGAGGCAACTCGCGTGGGTCGGTTGAAATTCttcataaatttttattcatcaaAAAGGTTTTACATTTACTCCTCTAGTGCAAAATTGACATTTATAGACTAATTCATTTATAACGACTATAATGTttcttaaatttgattaaaaactataatctaGTCACTCACGGCTGAAGGGTATTCCTTATAGTTCTGTATGACATGACACAGAATTtcctgaaaataaaaagaaacattacaaCATGAAGAAACACATAAAACCTTGGACATTATACGTAATGGGCATTCAGCGGCAGCTGATGTGTGCCAAACGTGAGTACCTAATATTGAACAGGTTCTGAGATGACCCAATGCTTGGAACACGATAGTCTTGTGTAGTGTATTAAGGGATTgtcacttatatatttttttgaatatctaATATGCACACAAACAAAGCCAGTCGctttcataaaacataatattttaagaggCGTTATCAAAATACTCAaacataaatacgaaatataaaaatttcgaCTTACTTTTCCAAAAACAATTTGGCCGAGAATTatcaaattcaaacaaaacatcGTTTAAATCGTAAACTAATTTGGATtcgttaattatttgtttattattaaaaacaatattacgaATACGTGAAGCGATGCTTTGAcccacttttatataaaatgtttatcacaaataatattcaaatatataaaaaattcaataaatgcaaatttcaaatttatgtcTTTACGTAcgttattagtttaaaaaaaaaactaatttgcacaaaattattataaagtattttatgtgTCTTTTATATTGGGTCACTTCGAGTTTGGTAAATAGGATAATTTTATTCAGCggaaattttaattacacatcTGTTAATGTAACcgacgtaaacaaaattaattaagtaattaaatttattaagaaattgtaGATCAgtaattatattgatgattaaCACAATGATTTTTGTCAATTCATCAATTACACGCCGTTTGCAAATAATgctataacaaatttatttaaattttttctattttcgtGTTTTggtgatattataaaaagaaaaaactctAGCTATTAACTCGCGTCTCCAGGTGAAATAGTTATAGCAGATGTACGTGACTTGGAACAATTAAAACTATCTAAATTGTGTAAcgtaaatttattgaatattttagatAGTATTCCATCCTTTTCTAATCTCATAACAAATGCTTCGTATGAAACAGAACGAAATATTGTGCTGAAATGGTAGAATGACTATTTACTGTACGCACAGGAGTTAaggcaaaattaataaaaatatttaatagtttatcgCTGAAAGTAATTAATGTACAGAGGTGTTTGATAATATGAATTCGCTATAACAGTAAAGTTACGATAAGATGATCACAATCATCTGGGattgaataattttgtgttatttcTTCGTTAATTTCTTCTTCATCATTTACTGTATCATCTTCATCCTCGTCAGAATTATCTTCCTCTTCACAAGTATCTTCTCTAAAagtaatttctttataattgaCTTCACATTCATTTGATGAATATTCTTCAGATGATTCTAATGggttataataaaagttatgcTCTGTGTCTTCTTCATCATCATCCGTGTCGGCGTGTCCTCCACATTGTTTGTGTAGAATTACTGATGATTTCTCGGTTACTTGAAATGGCTCTGGTATATATATTGcctaaaaatacacaataactTTAATGGTATCATTAAATAACACAGAtgatacaattacaaaaattgtCTCGGTACTGAGGTAGCGTGCAATCAGTGCCCCTCGTGGTCTGGTGGTTGAACAGGTTGAAAAGCAAAAGGCTGCAGATATAGAGGCGCTTAGTTTAAACTTGGGtcgagaaatataaatatattgggtTTTTTTATCGAATTCTCATTAGTATTAAAGTGAACACTCACACCAATGCACGGTTTCAATGGAGGTTCGTTGTTATAAGCATTTAGAAATGATTTGAAATTGAGAAATGGCGGTTGACTCCAACTTTGAGAGACGGTCCGTAATGCGGGTCCCGAAAAACTTTGACACCTAATTTTGCCAGGATTGTTCAGCCAAGCTTCTGTTTCTAATACCACCAAtatctgaaaattttaattttgactattactaatatgtatttaaaaaggttatcaagtataaataaaaatatgaatataaacgtAAGGGGTCTATAAAGTTCGACCGCTGGCAAAGGTGAAGGAAAAGTGGAGTCTTCTTTTAAGGGAAAGTTTTGGAGTTTATGTCACCTCAGTGTGAGTCGGTGATTCATGTTGCAGATTTCATCAAACACATGTAGCTTTCCTTGCGATGTTTCTTCACAAATAGGCACGAGAAGATTTACAAACTCTGAAGCAGATGAGAATTATTTGGTGCTCACTTGCTGGTTgga belongs to Vanessa tameamea isolate UH-Manoa-2023 chromosome 28, ilVanTame1 primary haplotype, whole genome shotgun sequence and includes:
- the LOC135194250 gene encoding uncharacterized protein LOC135194250, encoding MTRTMAVFICFLLTQILVVLETEAWLNNPGKIRCQSFSGPALRTVSQSWSQPPFLNFKSFLNAYNNEPPLKPCIGAIYIPEPFQVTEKSSVILHKQCGGHADTDDDEEDTEHNFYYNPLESSEEYSSNECEVNYKEITFREDTCEEEDNSDEDEDDTVNDEEEINEEITQNYSIPDDCDHLIVTLLL
- the LOC113395376 gene encoding uncharacterized protein LOC113395376, whose product is MSRLLVTCFFIGICKSSFGQVGLGAGFGNNLAFSNGLAANSLAATNLAANGIANNLAYGNGLGFNNGVVNPMGSTIAGNAIAATANAAAVNAIAGNNAAAINAAAESVAAGVNGLSFAGLPISGVSPIGYGDVAVGGELPVAGATSVTGNVPVIGFVTFEGTVPAGGMVSVASNCGCNGQIVY
- the LOC113395375 gene encoding uncharacterized protein LOC113395375 — its product is MPLSAGNGMASVITNTQFANAINENAAIAAANQEVANAITNANLANGAANANLAALASANLAGINGNMATFNLGNAFTITSGSPGNPGFGIQVSGDALEVGGTVAVNGQIPIYGTVAVNGNLPTEGSAAVNYNCGRQTID